A window of the Sphaerobacter thermophilus DSM 20745 genome harbors these coding sequences:
- the trxA gene encoding thioredoxin: protein MPAVIDPNVCDRNFAGCFPARRCPEQAFFVDTATEQVMIDSTLCGTCPGPCVNFCDRYAIRYTPDPDEFEVLKARTLGEMTEAEAAEALARRKEERAAAKAAEEAAKKAVIEATTATFDDQVLKADLPVVVDFWAPWCGPCKMMAPVFERLAEQYRGLVRFVKVNVDQEPSLAMRYRVQGIPTLAFFWQGKLVNIHVGALPESALQTAVYQFLSAVRAQQQQQQEQPASTAETVQEG from the coding sequence ATGCCTGCTGTGATCGATCCCAATGTCTGTGATCGAAACTTCGCGGGATGCTTCCCGGCGCGCCGCTGCCCGGAGCAGGCGTTCTTCGTCGATACCGCTACCGAGCAGGTGATGATCGACAGCACGCTCTGCGGCACCTGCCCCGGCCCCTGCGTGAACTTCTGCGACCGCTACGCGATCCGCTACACCCCGGACCCGGATGAGTTCGAGGTCCTCAAGGCGCGTACCCTCGGCGAGATGACCGAGGCCGAAGCGGCAGAGGCACTGGCCAGGCGCAAGGAGGAGCGCGCCGCGGCGAAAGCGGCGGAGGAAGCCGCGAAGAAGGCGGTCATCGAGGCCACGACCGCTACCTTCGACGACCAGGTCCTGAAGGCGGACCTCCCGGTGGTCGTCGACTTCTGGGCACCGTGGTGCGGTCCCTGCAAGATGATGGCGCCGGTTTTCGAGCGGCTTGCCGAGCAGTACCGCGGTCTGGTGCGGTTCGTCAAGGTGAACGTCGACCAGGAGCCGTCACTGGCGATGCGGTACCGTGTGCAGGGGATCCCGACCCTGGCCTTCTTCTGGCAGGGCAAGCTCGTCAACATCCACGTGGGCGCACTGCCGGAGTCCGCGTTGCAGACGGCCGTCTACCAGTTCCTCAGCGCGGTCCGTGCCCAGCAGCAACAGCAACAGGAGCAGCCGGCTTCAACGGCGGAAACCGTCCAGGAGGGCTGA
- a CDS encoding B3/B4 domain-containing protein, whose protein sequence is MAAPVFRIAPEVFDLVPTARFYAVVVRGIDNTRGVAEAATRLAEATAAGREAFVGRDPKAVPEIAVWRDAFGARGWTPSKYLSSIEALVRRAVKTGSIPSINPAVDLGNAASLTYLVPIGAHDLGSAPDGLSVRLAEPDDVFRPMGDAPDETPDPGEIVYAHGNDIRTRRWVWRQSRTGLVNPETTDLLYPIDAFAGTTDTAARQAAEMLCEMVPAILGGHATLASLDAFHPELTE, encoded by the coding sequence GTGGCCGCGCCGGTGTTTCGCATCGCTCCCGAGGTGTTCGACCTCGTCCCCACGGCCCGGTTCTACGCCGTGGTCGTGCGTGGGATCGACAACACCCGCGGCGTCGCCGAAGCAGCCACGCGGCTGGCGGAAGCGACGGCCGCGGGCCGCGAGGCCTTCGTCGGCCGTGACCCGAAGGCGGTCCCTGAGATCGCGGTCTGGCGCGACGCCTTCGGCGCCCGTGGCTGGACACCGAGCAAGTACCTGAGCTCCATCGAAGCCCTGGTGCGACGCGCCGTTAAGACCGGGAGCATCCCCAGCATCAACCCGGCCGTCGACCTGGGCAACGCCGCATCCCTCACGTACCTCGTCCCCATCGGCGCGCACGACCTCGGCTCCGCCCCCGACGGGCTCTCCGTCCGGCTCGCCGAACCGGACGACGTTTTCCGCCCGATGGGGGACGCGCCAGACGAAACCCCCGACCCGGGCGAGATCGTCTACGCCCACGGCAATGACATCCGGACGCGCCGCTGGGTCTGGCGCCAGAGCCGTACCGGCCTGGTGAACCCGGAGACGACCGACTTGCTCTACCCGATCGACGCCTTCGCCGGGACCACCGACACCGCCGCCCGACAGGCGGCGGAGATGCTCTGCGAGATGGTGCCGGCGATCCTGGGCGGGCACGCGACGCTGGCATCCCTCGACGCTTTTCACCCTGAACTCACGGAATGA
- a CDS encoding MetQ/NlpA family ABC transporter substrate-binding protein — MSRTRNAVLALILVVSLVLTACGGDDATSNQSDNAAVAAENTPLRLRVGVTPVPAGDILRFVQENLAPQAGLELEIIEFTDYVAPNLALRDGELDANFFQHVPYMEDFAKQHGIDLVAVVPVHINPIGAYSKKIKSIDELPDGAEIAIPNDATNGGRALLLLQSEGLITLKEGVGLTPTVRDIVDNPKNLTIRELEAAQIPRALDDVDLAVINGNYAMTAGFKPKDDAIIRESAIDNPYANVLAVLRGHENDPAVKVLAELLNRDEVRDFINEKYEGSVVAAF; from the coding sequence ATGAGTCGAACAAGAAACGCGGTCCTCGCTCTGATTCTTGTGGTGAGTCTGGTCCTGACAGCGTGCGGTGGCGACGACGCAACATCGAACCAGAGCGATAACGCCGCCGTGGCCGCCGAGAACACGCCGCTGCGGCTTCGGGTGGGTGTCACCCCGGTTCCGGCCGGCGACATCCTGCGCTTTGTCCAGGAGAACCTGGCGCCTCAGGCGGGACTGGAACTCGAGATCATCGAGTTTACCGACTACGTGGCCCCGAACCTCGCACTCCGAGACGGCGAGCTGGACGCCAATTTCTTTCAGCACGTCCCCTACATGGAGGACTTCGCGAAGCAGCATGGCATCGATCTCGTGGCGGTCGTGCCGGTCCACATCAACCCGATCGGTGCGTACTCTAAGAAGATCAAGAGCATCGACGAGCTGCCGGATGGTGCCGAGATCGCAATTCCCAACGACGCCACGAACGGTGGGCGGGCGCTGCTGCTGCTCCAGTCCGAGGGGCTGATCACGCTGAAAGAAGGCGTCGGCCTGACGCCGACTGTCCGGGACATCGTCGACAACCCGAAGAACCTCACCATACGCGAGTTGGAGGCGGCACAGATCCCGCGCGCGCTCGACGATGTTGATCTGGCGGTGATCAACGGGAACTACGCGATGACGGCCGGGTTCAAGCCGAAGGACGATGCCATCATCCGCGAGTCCGCGATCGACAACCCCTATGCCAACGTGCTGGCGGTCCTCCGTGGCCATGAGAACGACCCGGCGGTGAAGGTTCTTGCTGAACTCCTGAACCGGGACGAGGTGCGGGACTTCATCAACGAGAAGTACGAGGGCTCGGTGGTGGCTGCCTTCTAG
- a CDS encoding methionine ABC transporter permease: MGWFDLWPSLREALFATLYMVSVSAVIAVLGGLPIGVLLIATDRGGLFPAPLVNRVLSGIVNLGRSIPFIILMVALIPVTRAIVKTSLGSTAAIVPLSIAAIPFYARVAETALREVDRGLIEMAQAVGCNSWQVVAKVLIPEALPGLVRGLTITLIGLIGHSAMAGAIGGGGLGDLAIRYGYQRFETDVMVATVVTLIILVQVVQGVGDRIAARLQHR, encoded by the coding sequence ATGGGCTGGTTCGATCTGTGGCCGTCGCTCCGGGAAGCGCTGTTCGCCACGCTCTACATGGTCAGCGTATCGGCCGTGATTGCGGTGCTCGGCGGGCTCCCGATCGGAGTGCTGCTGATCGCTACGGATCGCGGTGGCCTCTTCCCGGCGCCCCTGGTCAACCGTGTGCTCAGCGGCATCGTCAACCTGGGGCGCTCAATCCCCTTCATCATCCTGATGGTCGCGCTGATCCCGGTCACGCGGGCCATCGTCAAGACGTCGCTCGGCAGTACCGCCGCGATCGTGCCGCTCTCCATCGCCGCGATCCCCTTCTACGCGCGGGTGGCAGAGACCGCACTGCGCGAGGTGGACCGGGGGCTGATCGAGATGGCGCAGGCGGTGGGCTGCAACTCCTGGCAAGTCGTGGCCAAAGTGCTAATCCCCGAGGCGCTACCCGGGTTGGTCCGCGGGCTGACGATAACACTCATCGGCTTGATCGGTCACTCGGCCATGGCCGGTGCGATCGGCGGCGGCGGCTTGGGTGACCTGGCGATCCGCTATGGCTACCAACGCTTCGAGACCGACGTGATGGTGGCCACGGTCGTCACGCTGATCATCCTGGTGCAGGTGGTCCAGGGGGTCGGAGACCGAATCGCAGCGCGGCTCCAGCACCGCTGA
- a CDS encoding methionine ABC transporter ATP-binding protein codes for MIEIENLRKEYRQRDRTVVALDGVSLTVRPGEIFGVVGQSGAGKSTLIRCVNLLERPTSGVVRVNGQDMTRLRGAELRRARQRIGMIFQHFNLLSSRTVAENVALPLEVMGYPRRERQRRVAELLALVGLEDRADAYPAQLSGGQKQRVGIARALAAEPAVLLSDEATSALDPETTQSILALLRDLNQRLGLTILLITHEMGVVKEICHRVAVLEAGRIVESGTVAELASRPGSHLATTLFPRPALNGNRPDGLLATLTFVGAAADAPVMTTLVRQFSVDVNVLSGSIELVQGERIGQLQVALSGDRIDEALEWLRGQGLGVEVH; via the coding sequence GTGATCGAAATCGAGAACCTACGGAAAGAGTATCGCCAGCGGGACCGGACGGTGGTCGCGCTGGACGGCGTTAGCCTGACGGTCCGACCCGGCGAGATCTTCGGCGTCGTCGGGCAGAGCGGCGCGGGAAAGAGCACGCTGATCCGCTGCGTCAACCTCCTGGAGCGACCGACCTCCGGGGTGGTCCGGGTCAACGGTCAGGACATGACCCGGTTGCGGGGCGCTGAGTTGCGCCGTGCGCGCCAGCGCATTGGCATGATCTTCCAGCACTTCAACCTGCTCAGCTCGCGGACGGTCGCCGAGAACGTCGCGCTGCCGCTCGAAGTCATGGGCTATCCCCGCCGCGAGCGGCAACGGCGTGTGGCGGAACTGCTCGCCCTGGTGGGGCTGGAGGACCGGGCAGATGCCTACCCAGCCCAACTCTCCGGCGGCCAGAAGCAGCGGGTCGGCATCGCGCGGGCGCTTGCGGCTGAGCCGGCGGTGCTCCTCTCCGATGAGGCGACGTCGGCGCTCGACCCCGAGACGACTCAGTCGATCCTGGCACTGCTGCGTGACCTGAACCAGCGGCTCGGCTTGACGATCCTCCTCATCACCCACGAGATGGGGGTCGTCAAGGAGATCTGCCACCGCGTGGCCGTCCTCGAGGCCGGTCGGATCGTCGAGTCCGGCACTGTGGCGGAACTTGCGAGCCGACCGGGATCGCACCTGGCGACGACGCTCTTCCCACGCCCGGCGCTCAACGGCAATCGGCCCGATGGTCTGCTCGCGACGTTGACGTTCGTCGGGGCTGCCGCCGATGCGCCGGTGATGACGACGCTCGTCCGGCAGTTCTCGGTCGACGTGAACGTGCTGAGTGGCAGCATTGAGCTGGTGCAGGGCGAACGGATCGGTCAACTCCAGGTCGCGCTGAGTGGGGACCGGATCGACGAAGCCCTGGAATGGCTCCGCGGCCAGGGCCTGGGCGTGGAGGTGCACTAA
- a CDS encoding ABC transporter substrate-binding protein: protein MRVGAVLILTGDFASLGRSLTEGMEFALDEIGGEAGGRPIEIITADSSGNPEQAINKVRELLQRENVHIITGVTLSNEAAAVRDIIVESETPWVISNAALSTLTRDPALRSPYIFRVSYANGQYDAPLAPWAYENLGYRRIVLTTLDYAAGQERLEVFRRHFEEAGGTVVDEVLAPLHTQDYGPYLQRILQADADAVWAWYGSADAVRFVTQYAEFGVRDAFPLFGGGELTDEAYLDQIGDAALDIVTSNNYAPLYDSPENKAFVEQFRERYGHLPGQLEYQGYLAIRVIAEALDATGGAIEDKPAFLEALRNVQFTGPMGEFRFHPETQHVIMKVVIRRVERLEDGSLGNVVIGEVPDVDDLSY from the coding sequence GTGCGGGTTGGTGCCGTCCTTATCCTGACGGGTGACTTCGCCTCGCTTGGGCGGAGCTTGACCGAGGGGATGGAGTTCGCCCTGGACGAAATCGGTGGCGAGGCCGGCGGCCGACCCATCGAGATCATCACCGCGGATTCTAGCGGGAACCCCGAGCAGGCGATCAATAAGGTTCGCGAGCTGCTGCAGCGGGAGAACGTTCACATTATCACTGGCGTGACCCTCAGCAACGAGGCCGCGGCGGTCCGCGACATCATTGTCGAGAGCGAAACGCCCTGGGTGATCTCCAACGCGGCGCTCTCCACGTTGACCCGCGATCCGGCACTGCGGAGCCCGTACATCTTCCGTGTCTCCTACGCCAACGGACAGTACGACGCACCGCTGGCACCGTGGGCATACGAGAACCTGGGATACCGGCGGATCGTGTTGACGACGCTCGACTACGCGGCAGGCCAGGAGCGGTTGGAGGTCTTCCGACGCCACTTCGAGGAAGCCGGCGGCACCGTGGTGGACGAGGTGCTCGCGCCGCTGCACACGCAAGACTACGGACCGTACCTGCAGCGGATCCTGCAAGCCGACGCCGATGCCGTCTGGGCTTGGTACGGCAGCGCCGACGCGGTGCGCTTTGTGACCCAGTACGCCGAGTTCGGGGTGCGGGATGCCTTCCCGCTCTTCGGCGGCGGTGAGCTCACCGACGAGGCGTACCTCGATCAGATCGGCGATGCCGCGCTGGACATCGTCACGTCCAACAACTACGCACCGCTCTACGACTCGCCCGAGAACAAGGCGTTCGTCGAGCAGTTCCGGGAGCGCTACGGGCATCTGCCGGGGCAGCTCGAGTACCAGGGCTACCTCGCGATCCGCGTCATCGCCGAGGCGCTCGATGCCACGGGTGGGGCGATCGAGGACAAGCCGGCCTTCCTCGAGGCGCTGCGCAACGTCCAGTTCACTGGACCTATGGGCGAGTTCCGCTTCCACCCCGAGACGCAGCATGTGATCATGAAAGTGGTTATCCGACGGGTGGAGCGGCTTGAGGACGGCAGCCTCGGCAATGTCGTGATCGGCGAGGTCCCGGACGTCGACGACCTTTCGTACTAG
- a CDS encoding enoyl-CoA hydratase/isomerase family protein: protein METILTERTGHVLVIRLNRPEKLNAINPQMMREIAGALEDARADDEVRVVVLAGSERAFSVGADVDVFASVTTRDLTGASSDRPQWATIWGFDKPMIAAVSGYVFGGGFELALACDLIVASETARFASPEVRLGLIPGAGGTQHLARRLSKPLAMEMVLTGREVSAEEALRLGLVNRVVPADRYFDEAMALANEIASYSPAATKAAKAAIRLGREMPWDAGVAFEREHFLRVFETEEAQGAIRAFLERRQRRSS from the coding sequence ATGGAGACGATCCTGACGGAGCGAACGGGACACGTCCTCGTCATTCGACTGAACCGGCCCGAGAAGCTGAACGCGATCAACCCGCAGATGATGCGCGAGATCGCCGGCGCACTGGAGGACGCACGCGCCGACGACGAGGTGCGTGTCGTCGTACTGGCCGGAAGCGAGCGCGCGTTCTCTGTCGGCGCCGACGTCGATGTCTTCGCGAGCGTGACAACCCGGGATCTGACCGGGGCAAGTTCCGATCGCCCGCAGTGGGCGACGATCTGGGGCTTCGATAAGCCGATGATCGCCGCCGTGTCGGGCTACGTTTTCGGAGGCGGCTTCGAGCTCGCGCTCGCGTGCGACCTCATCGTGGCATCGGAGACGGCACGCTTCGCAAGCCCCGAGGTTCGCCTCGGGCTGATCCCCGGCGCTGGCGGGACCCAGCACCTGGCCCGACGCTTGAGCAAGCCGCTGGCGATGGAGATGGTCTTGACCGGCCGAGAGGTCTCGGCTGAGGAAGCGCTGCGCCTGGGGCTGGTGAACCGTGTCGTGCCGGCGGACCGGTACTTCGACGAAGCGATGGCCCTCGCGAATGAGATCGCGAGCTACTCGCCCGCCGCGACGAAGGCTGCCAAGGCAGCGATCCGGCTCGGGCGGGAAATGCCGTGGGATGCCGGAGTGGCCTTCGAGCGCGAGCACTTCCTGCGCGTCTTTGAGACGGAAGAGGCGCAGGGCGCGATCCGGGCATTCCTCGAGCGGCGCCAGCGTCGATCATCCTGA
- a CDS encoding 3-hydroxyacyl-CoA dehydrogenase family protein, translating to MIRRVGIVGAGSMGGAIAGLVASAGLEVVLLDVRGDDEPNAPAQRGLERAVSNRAFLDPDAVGRVTVGNTDEHLSLLADCDWILEAIVEDRETKRAFFRSLIDVVGSDTLITTNTSTFALASLFPEEAASWRERFFATHFFNPPRALLLTEVACLPEADRARFDWFVRFLERRLGRRALVVRDSPGFVANRFGIYSLALAIRLTGEIGLTVEEVDALTGPLLGRPRSATFRTIDLTGLDILVLGTGSLHESTGDDYSLPPWVRRLFDEGHLGDKTGGGFFRRDGDRQLSLDVETGTYRPYREPEIPGLAEVHSQPFPERLRAAIRLPDPYGAYVRALLGGTYRYVLEKTPDVAVDLPAVDRALEWGFGWAAGPYRQMSALGPDLVAELIASADHGEPGLLTRARKHGGFYPEGGVLEIARDDVIPLDAVSTAGRDRQARVWAELERRGVYDLGDGVVAVRVSAIDQLQELINSATRATWPQALALVPRLEGLGYPYGRMLELAEAGDWQGVEDVIAGVRRGILALAESGIPFVVVLDGQVRGAATTCALWADRTVAYVTSVLGFPELAGGVPPLGSVTGLLVRGVTIPGSPAVGGATTGEDRPTSEPVGLQWFSPAQAVSIPSAARAQRLGVLSPGDVVSLDRDGLLETARAVGATLASSVRARPVKLLALGEGGQTSLRTLVTEITAQANLPPATREVWEQAVAHLAGGVSIAEALAHEGEAWTRALRDGEVPARLQTVVREATARRR from the coding sequence GTGATTCGCCGAGTCGGGATCGTCGGTGCCGGATCGATGGGTGGTGCGATCGCCGGGCTGGTCGCGTCGGCCGGCCTGGAAGTCGTGCTCCTCGATGTCCGTGGCGACGACGAGCCGAATGCGCCCGCGCAGCGTGGACTGGAACGCGCCGTGTCCAACCGGGCGTTCCTGGACCCAGACGCCGTGGGGCGCGTGACGGTGGGGAACACCGACGAGCACCTATCACTGCTGGCTGACTGCGACTGGATCCTGGAGGCCATTGTCGAGGATCGCGAGACGAAGCGGGCGTTCTTCCGGTCCCTCATCGACGTTGTCGGTTCGGACACGCTCATCACCACGAATACGTCCACCTTCGCCCTGGCGTCGCTCTTCCCTGAGGAGGCGGCCTCCTGGCGCGAGCGTTTCTTCGCCACACACTTCTTCAACCCGCCGCGCGCGCTGTTGCTGACTGAGGTGGCGTGTCTACCGGAGGCTGACCGAGCACGCTTCGACTGGTTTGTTCGCTTCCTGGAGCGCCGGCTCGGCCGCCGGGCTCTGGTGGTGCGCGACAGTCCGGGCTTCGTGGCTAACCGGTTCGGTATCTACTCACTGGCACTCGCCATCCGCCTGACCGGCGAGATCGGTCTGACGGTGGAGGAGGTCGATGCCCTCACCGGACCGTTGCTCGGTCGTCCGCGCTCCGCGACGTTCCGCACGATCGACCTGACGGGTCTGGACATCCTGGTGCTGGGCACTGGGAGCTTGCACGAGTCGACCGGCGACGACTACTCACTGCCGCCCTGGGTCAGGCGGCTGTTCGACGAAGGGCACCTTGGGGACAAGACGGGCGGCGGTTTCTTCCGCCGTGACGGTGATCGTCAGCTCTCGCTCGACGTTGAGACCGGCACGTATCGGCCGTACCGGGAGCCGGAGATCCCAGGGCTGGCGGAGGTGCATAGTCAGCCTTTCCCCGAGCGGTTGCGGGCCGCGATCCGGCTGCCTGACCCGTACGGCGCCTACGTCCGTGCCCTTCTGGGCGGAACCTACCGCTACGTCCTCGAAAAGACGCCAGACGTCGCGGTGGATCTGCCGGCAGTCGATCGCGCCCTGGAGTGGGGCTTCGGCTGGGCGGCCGGTCCGTATCGTCAGATGAGCGCGCTTGGCCCTGATCTGGTTGCCGAACTCATCGCGAGCGCGGACCACGGTGAGCCTGGGCTGCTCACGCGGGCGCGGAAGCACGGTGGCTTCTACCCAGAGGGCGGTGTCTTGGAGATCGCGAGAGATGACGTGATCCCGCTCGATGCCGTCTCGACGGCTGGTCGCGATCGGCAGGCGCGTGTCTGGGCAGAGCTAGAGCGGCGCGGGGTCTACGATCTGGGCGACGGTGTGGTCGCCGTGCGTGTGTCGGCTATCGACCAGCTCCAGGAGCTGATCAACTCGGCAACCCGCGCGACGTGGCCGCAGGCGCTCGCCCTCGTCCCACGTTTGGAGGGCCTGGGATATCCGTACGGCCGAATGCTGGAGCTTGCCGAGGCGGGCGACTGGCAAGGGGTTGAGGACGTCATCGCTGGGGTGCGACGCGGGATTCTGGCGCTCGCTGAGTCGGGAATTCCGTTCGTCGTCGTACTCGATGGACAGGTGCGTGGTGCCGCGACCACTTGTGCGCTGTGGGCGGATCGGACGGTCGCCTACGTCACGAGCGTCCTCGGCTTCCCCGAGCTGGCGGGCGGGGTGCCGCCACTCGGCAGCGTGACCGGTCTGCTGGTACGCGGGGTCACCATTCCTGGGAGCCCGGCGGTGGGAGGTGCCACAACCGGGGAGGATCGGCCTACGTCGGAGCCTGTCGGGCTTCAGTGGTTCAGCCCGGCGCAAGCTGTGTCGATCCCGTCGGCCGCCCGGGCGCAGCGGTTGGGCGTACTCTCTCCCGGTGATGTAGTGAGCCTGGACCGCGACGGCCTGCTGGAGACGGCCCGCGCGGTGGGTGCAACGCTGGCAAGCAGCGTTCGGGCGCGGCCGGTGAAGCTCCTGGCGCTGGGAGAAGGTGGACAGACCAGCCTCCGCACACTGGTGACTGAAATCACTGCTCAGGCCAACCTCCCACCTGCAACCCGGGAGGTCTGGGAACAGGCTGTCGCGCACCTCGCGGGTGGAGTTTCAATCGCGGAGGCGCTGGCGCATGAGGGGGAGGCGTGGACACGCGCGCTCCGCGACGGCGAGGTGCCGGCGCGACTGCAAACGGTGGTGCGCGAGGCCACGGCACGGCGACGGTAG
- a CDS encoding long-chain fatty acid--CoA ligase, with translation MLGPTLTVNAVFDRAARLFPKQEIVERLDDGSIRQSTYRETLGRAAQLAERLRRAGLQPGDRVATLLWNRTAHLEAYYAIPAVGGVIHTLNLRLNPPDLAHVVNHAEDRFLIVDASLLPVFEAFRDEVRLERVFVVGEPPNGAGYERYDDLLTVGSADVGRERMAPDTPAFLCYTSGTTGRPKGVLWTHGQLAMASLALTSTISFAISRDDCILMSVPMFHVAGWALPYAALLVGARVVMPGPRPHARDMLDLMSGEQATFAAGVPTVWHDIANLMEANPGLWSLSPRLRAVLGGSAAPEALLRRLERLGMTAIHGWGMTEVLLGFQAHVKLDQFPPEERYTWLAKQGLPAPFVEARVVGDDGREAPWDGKSVGELQVRGPWIATSYYLGESAESFHDGWLATGDVAVIDEEGYIKIVDRAKDLIKSGGEWISSLELEAALVEHPAVEEAAVIGVPHERWQERPIALVVVRQGQQATAEELRAFLAERFVKWWLPDKILFVDELAKTSTGKLAKAELRARYRDQVWEEDA, from the coding sequence ATGCTTGGGCCGACGTTGACGGTCAATGCTGTATTCGACCGGGCGGCGCGACTGTTTCCGAAACAGGAGATCGTCGAACGCCTTGACGACGGGAGTATCCGCCAGAGCACGTATCGCGAGACGCTGGGGCGCGCTGCGCAACTGGCCGAGAGGCTACGTCGTGCCGGGTTGCAACCCGGGGATCGAGTTGCCACGCTCCTGTGGAATCGCACGGCTCACCTTGAGGCTTATTACGCCATCCCGGCGGTCGGCGGGGTTATCCATACCCTGAATCTGCGGCTGAACCCACCGGATCTGGCACATGTCGTCAACCATGCCGAGGACCGGTTCCTGATCGTGGACGCGTCGCTTCTCCCCGTGTTCGAGGCCTTCCGCGACGAGGTGCGGCTGGAGCGTGTGTTCGTCGTCGGGGAGCCGCCCAACGGCGCGGGGTACGAGCGATACGACGATCTGCTGACCGTCGGGAGCGCCGACGTGGGCAGGGAACGGATGGCTCCCGATACGCCGGCGTTCCTCTGCTATACGTCGGGCACGACGGGTCGGCCGAAGGGGGTGCTCTGGACGCACGGCCAACTGGCGATGGCGTCGCTGGCGCTGACCTCGACCATTTCGTTCGCCATCAGCCGTGACGATTGCATCCTGATGTCGGTGCCGATGTTCCACGTCGCCGGCTGGGCGTTGCCGTACGCGGCGCTGCTGGTCGGCGCGCGCGTCGTGATGCCCGGTCCACGACCTCACGCCCGGGACATGCTCGACCTGATGTCCGGCGAGCAAGCAACCTTCGCGGCCGGTGTCCCGACGGTGTGGCACGACATCGCGAACCTGATGGAGGCCAATCCGGGGCTATGGTCCCTGTCGCCGCGGCTGCGTGCGGTCCTCGGTGGCAGCGCGGCTCCCGAGGCACTTCTGCGCCGCCTGGAGCGGCTGGGCATGACGGCCATCCACGGGTGGGGTATGACCGAGGTGCTGCTTGGATTCCAGGCACATGTCAAGCTCGATCAGTTCCCGCCCGAGGAGCGCTACACCTGGCTGGCCAAACAGGGGCTGCCCGCTCCCTTTGTCGAAGCCCGCGTTGTCGGTGACGATGGTCGCGAGGCGCCGTGGGACGGGAAGAGCGTCGGCGAGCTACAAGTCCGTGGTCCCTGGATCGCGACGAGCTACTACCTGGGTGAGAGTGCTGAGTCGTTCCACGACGGCTGGCTGGCAACGGGCGATGTGGCGGTCATCGACGAAGAGGGCTACATCAAGATCGTGGACCGGGCCAAGGACCTGATCAAGTCGGGCGGCGAATGGATCAGCTCGCTCGAGCTCGAGGCCGCATTGGTCGAGCACCCCGCCGTGGAGGAGGCGGCGGTGATCGGCGTCCCGCATGAGCGGTGGCAGGAGCGACCGATCGCGCTGGTGGTCGTACGACAGGGGCAGCAGGCGACGGCCGAGGAGCTACGTGCATTCCTGGCGGAGCGATTCGTCAAGTGGTGGCTGCCGGACAAGATCCTCTTTGTAGATGAGCTCGCCAAGACATCGACCGGGAAGCTCGCGAAGGCGGAGCTCCGCGCACGTTACCGGGATCAGGTGTGGGAGGAGGACGCGTGA